DNA from Gadus chalcogrammus isolate NIFS_2021 chromosome 11, NIFS_Gcha_1.0, whole genome shotgun sequence:
ATATCGCCCACGAGAAGGCAGAGCAGGTGCGCATGGCATGTCATGCGCAACCAAGTGTGTTGATAATGCAGGCCGTGCATTTCACTTTagagtaggctataggcctattGCATGGGGATTCTTCCGTCAACAACTTTATATTCGGACTTTTGGGTGGGAACCAAGGACTTGTTGAAATCTCCCTTCTCCTGTTGGGAtgggaagaagaaaataaacctAAGGATGCTTCGCGGAGAATTTGTAGAAAAGAGGAAACACTGTCCCTTGGAGTTGTCCGCCCAGAAGGTGAGGGTCTACATTCTATATAAACACCACACCGCAGTATAATAATGGACTCAATACTTCTAGGATGGAGTGTATGTTGTGGCACTGGAGCCGTGCTTATGGCAGCGGTCAGACACTCCTTGTTGCCTTTGCCGACGCATCATTTGTTAAAACACTTCAATTTTTTGAATCCCACGATCAATCAAATCCCAGTAAGATCTGTAAGTCCGTCTTGAAAACAATAAAGTCTGTGCAGCTGTATGGAATCACTTGGTCAATTTATGTTCTATTTTTTTAAGTTGTGGCTGGTTTGGAGGCAGTGCAATGTTAGTTGACGTATTATTGGTCAACTAACAATGCTCTGGATCCTGACTTGCTACCTGAGACTACATCACACTATTTATACGTTTTCAAGTCCCCCTATTATGCTCACGACAACGTTTGAGGCCTATCAGGCCTTCTGCATATCTCAGTCACACGTAAAAATGTGCAACTAAGGACGTATCTGATCTGATGCGTTGAGTTCAGTTAAGACATGTCCGCGGTCTTTCAACTGCAAAAGCCAGTTGAGGGAGTGACGGGACTGGTCCAGGAAGCAGTGCTGAGAGTGGGTCGGCTGGAAGGCAGTGTCTTGTTAGctggtttgttgtgtgtttgccaGCTTACCTGCTACTGCCCTCCTACTATCCATGGAAACCAGTAAGGTGCTGTCTCCTCCCACTGAGGCCACTCCGATTTCAACTGGTTATGAGGAGGAACACTTCATATTGAACAACAGTCCTTTTACAATGAAAAATATGCAACGTTTGAAATGAGATTTGCTCTATTTGTTATAGAAATCTAATAAAAACTCTACCAAATGACTATACATGTCggtcaatgttttttgttggttgTATTTAGAATTTCTAGTTCTATATTCTTCGTATTATCTATCTTTAATGCCACAagatacgatttttttttttaaatgtcatttttacaataaaaaaatgaaatagcaTGAATTTCTATTCTTAATAAGATTTACATTTTCACTAGTCAGATTGACTGGATGTCtgtggttcgatccccaacgaCACAGCAAGGCAACacaccagacctccacctcaAGGTCAGATCTGGTGCACTGAGATGCATCGATCAATCATGTCAATTGACACctatgatagatagataatcTCTTAAAATCGGTCAAAATGCAGACTAGAAGAGATCATAAGAGACTTAacagaaatgtgttttattaattcGAATAAGCTCCACTCGGCATGGACATCTTCAAAGGTTCTCCCGGTCCAAATGTAGTCAGCTATACTGTGTGTACAAAGTGGTTATAGGAGATGGGGATGAGCACATGGTTAGGTGCACACTGACACGTGTGTCTGAGCACCTCTTCACCGTTGCAATCAGCACAATAAACATATGCACATCCAGATTGTTCTTGTTGATGCTTTCAACATGACCGCTGAGAACCCTTTGACACATTTCCGTGCTACTGGTTTGAGTCTAGCACACTTCTAGGTTCCTCAGCACTAGGACTATTTCTTTGTCTGGAAATACACTCTTTCAAATATGTCCACTCCACTCCGGTGTCATTCAAAGGAGTACAAAAAAAGTGTCACAGTTCAACTCTTTTCTTGAGAATAATGTCGCGCACCAATGCCACGGCATCTTGACGCACGCTCTCCATGGGCTCCTCCGTTCGCCAGAATCGAACCACTTTCCCTTCCGGACTGACCAGAAACTTCCAGAAGTTCCACTTTGGGCTTTTCTTTGCAGATTCTGAGAAAAAAAACGTTCAACATTGGTTATcaataatattttatattgtatatatttatattatatataggcctatagcgCAAACCATCGCAGCCAGTCCAGGCCTAAATGCCATTAGAATGACACAACTCAATGCAATGATAAACACCGAAAAATGTTAGACTCATGGTAAATAAACGCCCTAAACTGACCTGTGAGGAATTTAAAAGCAGGATCAGCCTCGGAGCCCATTATTTTGATCTTGCTGAAGAAGGGGAAGGTCACGCCATAGGTGGACTTGGCGAATGCTTCGATCTCCCGGGTGCCCCACGGCTCGGTGAGGCCAAACTGCCCACAAGGAAACGCCAGCACGTTAAAGTGAGACGTGCCCAGCTCTCGGTGGAGCTCTTGCAGTGAACGGTAGTTCTCCTCCGTCTGCTCGCTCTGACTCGCCACGTTGACAACCAACGACGCCTGTGCAgaacataataataacatgtCTGTTACCCAACATCGTCCACACTCGGCTATTGATCACATCTATCTGTGTTCTGAACGTACAATGTGTGATGATGAACTGAACAGTTAAAGCATGTCGACTAAAATAGTTGGAAGCAGGGTCCAACTTACTTTTCCACGGTACCTCTCCAAGGAAACGGTTCTCCCCTTTGCGTCTTTGACTTCGAAAGAATAAAAATCCTTTGGTTTCCTCGGCGTAAACAATTTGGTCTGAAGAAGAAATAAACAGCCAACGCCAACTGTCATGCTTAAAAGGACCGTGTACCTATTTACTTTGACTTTAGACGACTTCGTAGGGTAGCCCCCCAGAGCCTCCATGTTGGAGGAGTAAATCTCCTTAAAAAAAAGGGGCTTTACGTCATATTGCAGCGAGCCTGTTCGGGATCAGATTTCACATGCTATGACCTCGTAAATTAGCTCTACTTCCTAAATCAAAGTACTATCTAACTATGCATCAACAAACATTTTTCATTGTATCCTTTCGTTTTATTTTAGATAAATAATCCACCATCGAATCACGCGTGTTACAAACGTTTCCGGAGAAGAATTTGTCGGGGTCACGGAAGTGATGGAGCACCGCTGGCCAGTACTCCGTTAGCCACTGGGCGGTGCTGTTCTCCCTGCTATGAGTTTGACACAGTCCGTCAAAGGTTGGCCATGGACTCTCCACCGAGGGATTCAACAACCGAAACAACACAAGACGTCACAAATAAAAGTCTGCAAGGtgttttattataatttatttcctttcattatttaatatacaggcaataatgatatacatttatatttatattgtatatattatataaattacatattgatattatatattgagtgcaatgtatttttttccGCTCATAAAACGCATAAAttatacaaaacacaaaacaaaacaaataaagaaaaccAATGCTTCTAGGTGCAGAGGTGGAAGTTGAAGCTGATTTGAAGAGTCGTACTGACGAACCACCTATCCCGCCACCCGTCTTCTCTATACGAAGCAGGCCCGAAACACGCAATGCCACAAGGAAGGTGTGTGCAGAAGATTGAGAGAGCTAATTTGATAACATGGCGGtaacgatgatgatgaggatgatgatgacgatgatgatgatgatgatgatgatgatgatgacgatgatgatgatgatgatgatgatgatgatgatgatgatgatgatgatgatgatgatgatgatgatgacaaccacaaaaacaacactAACACAATTTTTCACAGGGCTGGCTGTGGGCTGTAGCAGAAGAGggaaacacaaacactgatGGTAATCttgcactgcacacacatgcgtgcagacacaaacaaacacctcacaccctctctaacatgcacagactcacacacacactcattcacacaggcacccacagattcacacatacacacacacacacacacacacacgcacacacgcacaatcatgCACACAGTACATCAGTCTATCAAAAGTAAGAAAGACAGGTTTATGTTCTATTGCAGAATGGAACCAAAATGGCGGCACTCACCTCCAGCCCTTTGCAGTACTGAGTCGAGAGTCTCTTGAGCCACAGAGCAAGGCGGCCATGAAATTAGCTGCTCCCTCGCTGCTCAACGACTACTGTAAGAGACCAGTGCCAGGCTGCTTTGTTATGTCAGCTGTCCTTGCACCCGACCATAATACATACACACCATGTTCCTTTAGAACGGTCTAGCACTGGGCAATCATTCACATCTCACGTTACTTTGAAACTGCCTTGCACCGAGCCATAGTACACAAGCCATGTTCCTTTAAAACTGTCCCTGCACTAGAccataatacacacactgtgttcCTTAAAAATAAGCCTTGATATTGACGATTGGTCTACATAAGGTgtgctttattaatcccaggAGGTAAATTAGTTTGATATACCGTGTGTAAAACCGGTCAACAGTTCACATTGTCTTGTTTATGACACAGCAGTAtttgggagtgtttctctgctTCTCAAAGTCCCACACCATAGTTTCAGTGGTCTAACTGAAAAATAATGTAGAATTACAGCAGAACCAAACCGACATGAGAGTTCATCTTCAACAAGCAGGAAATGTAATTGAGGGCCACTGTTAGTCACTCATTCCTACCAAAGAAACTCTTGAGACCCAtgacacaaacacctacacccACACTACCAAACACCTATTGTATATTCAAACAACACGTGTTTTGAGGTTATTCAATTGGGTACAAACACATGtatatgtgttttatttgggtttattttccttttttcaatATCTCTCTTTACAGACTCAAACCTCCTGGCCTGTAGCTGCACTGGTTTGATCGCCCTGGCCCTGGGCTCCGACGTCTATCTGTGGAACTCAGAAACACAGTCCCTGGAGGGGCACGTGCATCCAGCACAAGGCTCAGCCCCACACAGCCTGCCTGGGAGGGCCGGTCGGCCGAGGCAggccgtctcctctctctgctggaGTGTAGACGGCAGACTGCTAAGCATCGGGACCAGGCAGGGGCTGATACAGGTTAGATCATTCCGCAAGTCAAAGCACTTTTACAAACCTTGTTTTAAAAGGGGGCTGCATATATATAGTGTATTTTCCTTATTCTCCTCCTTATTGCCAATAGAATATGCACAATCATCTTCGGTAGCAGGGTACGTAAGGGGCTGGCGTGTGAACTGACTTCTGAAAGTGGTTTGTGGTCCCTGGTGTCAACCTTGCGACGTGTTTCTGTCTCTTGTGACTGTTCAGCTGTGGGATGTAGAGACAAAGATCACCCTGGGGTGTTTGAGGCCGCATCTGTCCGGGGTGGGCGCGCTTTCCTGGAAGCAGAACCTTCTCAGCAGGTTAGAGTatttgtgtgcacgcgtgtcgatgcatgtgcgtgtgcacgtgtgtaccTATGAACCTGAGACAGATTGTGTTTTACTTTTCGTCTTTCTTCTTTTGACCATATCCTATCACAGTTACGATGCGGCAAATGTTCTAGCTCAAAATCTTTTCTCTGAAACCAATTCTGTCACCTAGACGCTGCACTAAGATAGTCATTCAAAGAGACTTCTTTTGCTCGTTGTTATTTGTTACAGTTTCCTGACTGTGTCACATGGTGAGGTTTCACAATAATCACATCATCAccatatgcccccccccccccccccgacatggATGAAGTGGGTCTGTTCTGGGACGCATCCACCACCACGACCTGCGGGTCCCCTCTGCCCTGGTGGGCGCGGCGGACCAGCAGGCCGGCGTGTGCAGCCTGCAGTGGTCCCCCGGAGAGGACCGGCTGGCCAGCGGCTCCAAGGACGGCCGTCTCTCCGTCTGGGACGGGGAcgtcgcggcggcggcggcgagccaGACGGCCAAGCCGCTGCGACCTCCCCTGGTGACGATGAAGCAGCCCAGCGCCGTCAAGGTGAGGCCCCCCGGGAGGAGAACCAGAGGCACCGGGGAGCCGGCTGGCCGAGTCCtgacttgtttttgtttttgttttttatatctacgtggatgtgtgtgtgtggcccagaTTTATCAAACATTCCGTCATAACAATAAAACTAGTTATTTTTTGACTTCTGCCTTCAAAGATGTTCCCCTGTTGCATGTGTGTAATGAGCTAGCCCATGCTAATGATGATTAAAGCGTGAAACAATGATGGATACACCTCTTTTTGGTGAGATTCATAAACTTAGTTCATGCATATCTCTCTGAATGCGTGTGGGGTTgtctgtatacgtgtgtgtgtgtgtgtgtgtgtgtgtgtgtgtgtgtgtgtctgaatgtatgtgtatgtgtgtgtgcgcgtgtgtgtgtgttgtgtatccaCACATATTTATGTGTGCACAGGCGATGGGATGGTGTCCGTGGCAACGGCATGTGATTGCTACAGGAGGAGGCTGGCGGGACGGAGAGCTGAGAATATGGGACACCCAATCAGCCTCATGCGTCAACTCTTACGCAACAAACTCCCAGGTAGACACATGAGACATGAGGACAATATAAAACCAAGTTTGTGGATGATTCTGGGCTTCCACTTGGCACATACATTAGTGTGTATTGGTGTATATGTATACAGAGATTGGTGAAGACTTCCAGGAAAAACTTTGATTACTGTAACTTGCTCCTATCCAGACCATTGCCTCTGTATTGTGTATAGACATATTTTCTGCATATTTTTGTAGTTTTACTTTTCTGTTCTCAATTGCTATTGAATTTCCCAGATAGGATCAAAAAAGTAGCATCTTTACCTTATCTGAATCAACATTCAATTTAATGCAGCTGAGCGCTTCTCTTCAGATCTGTTCCCTGCTGTGGGCGGAGGAGAAGAGGTCACTGGTGTGTGGTCACGGTCTCCCCCACCACAACATCAGCTGCTGGGCTGCTGACAATCCAACCTCCCTGGACAGGAGCCACCAGCTGAAAGGTAGGGGAAATCCTGGTCCGTGTTGCGATCGACAGCCCAGACCCACTAATGGTTTGTTTCAGGGTCCTAGTTGGACATTTGGTGGATGAGACCTCTTCTGAGGTAAGGTATCCAAAACTCAGTGAGGaatcaaaaaacacatttttattgtttgttcttCCAGGTCACACAGACCGAGTCCTGCACTTGGCCATGAGTCCAGCCTCTGCTTCCAGGCTTTTCTCTGCCGGAGCAGACAAACGTGTTCACGTCTGGAGCCTGTAGACCTCCACTAGGCACACAGCTCTTCCCCTGAGGGGAGAGCTCACTGTCGAGGAGGCAGACCTCAAACTGCATGGCACTACTGGGCCTTCTGTTGACACAAGTACTTTATTATTGGAGCTGACTTAACGAAACCATACTTCCAAGCATCGACTG
Protein-coding regions in this window:
- the LOC130392349 gene encoding cell division cycle protein 20 homolog B-like, with amino-acid sequence MLEDEPINNPPSNHACYKRFRRRICRGHGSDGAPLASTPLATGRCCSPCYEFDTVRQRLAMDSPPRDSTTETTQDVTNKSLQEWNQNGGTHLQPFAVLSRESLEPQSKAAMKLAAPSLLNDYYSNLLACSCTGLIALALGSDVYLWNSETQSLEGHVHPAQGSAPHSLPGRAGRPRQAVSSLCWSVDGRLLSIGTRQGLIQVQLWDVETKITLGCLRPHLSGVGALSWKQNLLSSGSVLGRIHHHDLRVPSALVGAADQQAGVCSLQWSPGEDRLASGSKDGRLSVWDGDVAAAAASQTAKPLRPPLVTMKQPSAVKAMGWCPWQRHVIATGGGWRDGELRIWDTQSASCVNSYATNSQICSLLWAEEKRSLVCGHGLPHHNISCWAADNPTSLDRSHQLKGHTDRVLHLAMSPASASRLFSAGADKRVHVWSL
- the gpx8 gene encoding probable glutathione peroxidase 8, yielding MEALGGYPTKSSKVKVNRYTVLLSMTVGVGCLFLLQTKLFTPRKPKDFYSFEVKDAKGRTVSLERYRGKASLVVNVASQSEQTEENYRSLQELHRELGTSHFNVLAFPCGQFGLTEPWGTREIEAFAKSTYGVTFPFFSKIKIMGSEADPAFKFLTESAKKSPKWNFWKFLVSPEGKVVRFWRTEEPMESVRQDAVALVRDIILKKRVEL